Proteins found in one Pueribacillus theae genomic segment:
- the hisA gene encoding 1-(5-phosphoribosyl)-5-[(5-phosphoribosylamino)methylideneamino]imidazole-4-carboxamide isomerase: MGFTIYPAIDIRGGKCVRLFQGDYNQETVYGDSPYDMAHHFKEQGAKWIHLVDLDGAKMRERVNHEHVVQIAKGLDAKVQIGGGIRTEEDVNYYLENGVERVILGSSAIQKPDFVKKMLKEYGKHIAIGIDARDGYVAVDGWLETSTIKATDLGRELAEHGAETFIFTDISKDGTLEGPNVSAIVSMAEATGKQVIASGGISELSDFDELLEESRKGIEGAIVGKALYTKRFTLIEALKKVEI; this comes from the coding sequence TTGGGTTTTACAATTTATCCAGCAATCGATATTCGCGGAGGGAAATGTGTCCGCTTGTTTCAGGGAGATTATAATCAGGAAACGGTTTACGGGGATTCACCGTACGATATGGCGCATCACTTCAAAGAACAAGGAGCGAAATGGATTCACCTCGTTGATCTTGACGGCGCAAAAATGAGAGAAAGAGTAAATCACGAGCATGTTGTCCAAATTGCAAAAGGGCTTGACGCAAAAGTTCAAATTGGCGGCGGCATCCGAACGGAAGAAGATGTAAACTACTATTTGGAAAATGGCGTAGAACGGGTGATTTTAGGAAGCAGTGCGATTCAAAAACCGGACTTTGTAAAAAAAATGCTTAAGGAATATGGCAAGCATATCGCCATTGGCATTGATGCGCGGGACGGTTATGTCGCGGTTGACGGATGGCTTGAAACATCAACAATAAAAGCAACTGACCTTGGAAGGGAATTGGCAGAACACGGGGCTGAAACGTTTATTTTTACCGATATTTCAAAAGACGGTACATTGGAAGGCCCAAACGTTTCAGCAATCGTGTCAATGGCGGAAGCAACGGGGAAACAAGTCATTGCATCAGGCGGCATCAGCGAGCTTAGCGATTTCGATGAATTGCTTGAAGAAAGCAGGAAAGGAATCGAGGGAGCGATTGTCGGGAAAGCTCTTTACACAAAACGATTCACATTAATAGAAGCTCTTAAAAAGGTGGAGATCTAA
- the hisB gene encoding imidazoleglycerol-phosphate dehydratase HisB has product MSREAHVERSTKETQISLTLHLDGDGSGQLKTPVPFMTHMLDAFRKHGRFDLTVDANGDIEIDDHHTTEDLGICLGKAFNEALGDKYGIKRFGNAFVPMDDALAQVVVDLSDRPHVEFRGSFPMQKVGTFDTELVHEFLWKLALEARMNLHVIVHYGTNTHHIIEAVFKALGRALDEASTIDPGIKGIPSTKGSL; this is encoded by the coding sequence ATGAGCCGTGAAGCACATGTGGAAAGAAGCACGAAAGAGACACAAATTTCATTGACATTACACTTGGATGGCGACGGAAGCGGCCAGTTAAAAACGCCTGTTCCATTTATGACCCATATGCTCGATGCGTTTCGCAAGCATGGAAGATTTGATTTAACCGTTGATGCGAATGGCGATATAGAAATTGACGATCACCATACAACGGAAGATTTGGGCATTTGCCTTGGTAAAGCATTCAACGAGGCACTCGGTGATAAATACGGCATTAAAAGATTCGGAAATGCCTTTGTTCCAATGGATGATGCTCTTGCACAAGTCGTTGTTGATCTGAGCGACAGGCCGCACGTTGAATTTCGCGGCAGCTTCCCGATGCAAAAGGTCGGCACGTTTGATACGGAGCTCGTCCATGAGTTTCTTTGGAAGCTCGCACTTGAAGCACGCATGAATTTGCACGTGATCGTTCATTATGGGACGAACACGCACCATATAATTGAAGCAGTATTTAAAGCGCTCGGTAGGGCACTTGACGAGGCTTCAACAATTGATCCTGGAATAAAGGGCATCCCATCAACAAAAGGGTCGCTCTAA
- the hisD gene encoding histidinol dehydrogenase, with product MRLISGKEDLKKIRRSIEHGTDEQREIVRTILKQVRKFGDQALYELTEKFDHVLLSKLKVSEKEIEQAYEQLDHKLIEIIKEAAENIRFYHEQQKRQSWFVTKEDGTILGQKITPLDAVGVYVPGGTAAYPSSVLMGVIPAKVAGVERIVLTSPPQEDGSLPAGVLVAANESGVKEIYKVGGAQAIGALAYGTETIGRVDKIVGPGNIFVALAKREVFGIVGIDMLAGPSEIVVLADESANPAYIASDLLSQAEHDARSSAVLVTTSNKIAEETIKELHKQLASLPRKEIAEASIRGYGAAYVANDMDEALDIVNELAPEHLEVMTEAPFELLSKIRHAGAIFLGENSSEPVGDYFAGTNHVLPTNGTARFSNPLNVDDFIKKSSIVSYSKNAMESNAKKIAAFARMEGLDAHAIAVEARLGEKK from the coding sequence ATGAGATTGATTTCTGGGAAAGAAGATTTAAAGAAAATCCGCCGAAGCATCGAACACGGAACAGATGAACAGCGCGAAATTGTCAGGACGATCTTGAAGCAAGTAAGAAAATTTGGCGATCAAGCATTATATGAGCTGACAGAAAAATTCGATCATGTCCTTTTATCAAAGCTGAAGGTAAGTGAAAAAGAAATCGAACAAGCTTATGAGCAGCTTGATCATAAGCTGATCGAAATCATAAAAGAAGCTGCTGAAAACATCCGCTTTTACCATGAACAGCAAAAGCGCCAATCTTGGTTCGTTACGAAAGAAGACGGCACGATTCTTGGCCAAAAAATAACTCCTCTTGACGCGGTTGGTGTGTACGTACCGGGAGGGACGGCAGCATACCCTTCTTCTGTTTTAATGGGTGTCATCCCGGCAAAGGTTGCAGGGGTTGAACGCATCGTATTAACTTCACCTCCACAAGAAGATGGGTCGCTTCCAGCCGGTGTACTTGTCGCCGCGAATGAGAGCGGTGTGAAAGAAATTTACAAAGTCGGCGGAGCCCAAGCCATCGGGGCACTTGCCTATGGAACGGAAACGATTGGCCGCGTCGACAAAATTGTCGGGCCGGGTAATATATTCGTTGCGCTTGCAAAGCGTGAAGTATTTGGGATCGTCGGAATCGATATGCTTGCAGGCCCGAGTGAAATTGTTGTCTTGGCAGATGAATCCGCAAATCCGGCATATATTGCTAGCGATCTTTTGTCACAAGCTGAGCATGATGCACGTTCATCCGCTGTCTTAGTGACAACTTCCAACAAGATCGCAGAAGAGACAATCAAAGAATTGCACAAGCAGCTAGCTTCATTGCCTAGAAAAGAAATCGCCGAAGCTTCAATTCGCGGCTATGGTGCGGCTTATGTTGCGAACGATATGGACGAAGCACTTGATATCGTCAACGAACTTGCTCCGGAACACTTGGAAGTCATGACAGAAGCACCTTTTGAGCTGTTGTCGAAAATCCGCCATGCAGGAGCCATTTTTCTCGGAGAAAACAGTTCAGAGCCTGTCGGAGATTATTTTGCGGGAACGAATCACGTCCTGCCGACAAACGGAACCGCCCGTTTTTCAAACCCGCTCAATGTGGATGATTTTATAAAAAAATCGAGCATCGTTTCCTATAGTAAAAACGCAATGGAAAGCAATGCAAAGAAAATTGCCGCTTTTGCAAGGATGGAAGGGCTAGACGCTCACGCGATTGCAGTTGAAGCAAGACTGGGGGAGAAAAAATGA
- the hisG gene encoding ATP phosphoribosyltransferase, with protein sequence MKERLTIAMPKGRIFIEAVELLKKAGYDLPPEFDESRKLILDIEQAGLRFILAKPVDVPTYVEHGVADVGIAGKDVLLEEEREVYEVLDLKISECYLAVAGLPDAKKRGVASKVATKYPHVASSYFREQGEQVEIIKLNGSIELAPLIGLADRIVDIVSTGRTLKENGLVELEQIVPITSRLIVNPASYRLKDQMIDELVNKLSAVIEGGKGQ encoded by the coding sequence ATGAAAGAACGGTTAACGATCGCGATGCCGAAAGGGCGAATTTTTATTGAAGCCGTTGAACTGCTTAAAAAAGCAGGGTACGATCTTCCGCCGGAATTTGATGAATCGCGAAAACTGATCTTGGATATCGAGCAGGCGGGATTAAGGTTTATCCTTGCAAAACCAGTCGACGTGCCTACCTATGTGGAACACGGCGTGGCAGACGTCGGAATCGCAGGGAAAGATGTTCTGCTTGAAGAAGAGCGGGAAGTATACGAAGTGCTGGATTTAAAAATTAGTGAATGCTATCTGGCTGTCGCAGGCCTTCCTGATGCGAAAAAACGCGGCGTTGCCTCGAAAGTTGCAACAAAATATCCGCATGTTGCTTCAAGCTATTTCAGGGAACAAGGCGAGCAAGTTGAAATTATTAAGCTGAACGGTTCCATTGAGCTTGCACCTCTCATTGGGCTCGCTGATCGCATCGTTGATATTGTTTCAACGGGACGTACATTAAAAGAAAATGGGCTTGTAGAGCTTGAACAGATCGTCCCAATTACTTCAAGATTAATTGTCAATCCCGCAAGCTACCGTTTAAAAGATCAAATGATCGACGAGCTGGTCAACAAATTGTCCGCCGTCATAGAAGGGGGAAAAGGGCAATGA
- a CDS encoding ATP phosphoribosyltransferase regulatory subunit, translating to MSKPLVFEKPLGMHDTLPALYETKKRIRTKIASFIQSWGYQFIETPTLEYYDTVGAASAMLEKQLFKLLDQEGNPLVLRPDMTAPIARVAGSSLKNAAYPLRLAYDSHLFQAQQREGGRPAEYEQIGIELIGDGTRSADAEVIALMIAALKEAGLENFKVAVGHVGFMNKLFLDVVGTQERAEALRKFLNEKNYVGYREHVKQLKLSSIDERRLLALLGLRGRKETVDEAMNVIDNYESEAALKELQSLWSILEAYDVASDVTLDLTLVRHISYYTGIVFEAYAEGLGSPLAGGGRYDELLEKFNRPAQATGFGIRLDHLIEALDGEEVEAPISCLIFTKEHQAEAIAKAKEMRERGKRVVLQDLSGVADIDALTARYDDISFCIGKKGKENGS from the coding sequence ATGTCAAAACCACTTGTTTTTGAAAAGCCGCTTGGCATGCATGATACATTGCCAGCATTATATGAAACAAAAAAAAGAATTCGAACAAAAATTGCATCATTCATTCAATCATGGGGATACCAGTTTATCGAAACGCCAACATTGGAATATTACGATACGGTTGGAGCAGCTTCTGCTATGCTTGAAAAGCAATTGTTTAAACTGCTCGATCAAGAAGGAAATCCGCTCGTATTGCGTCCGGATATGACGGCGCCCATTGCAAGGGTAGCGGGCTCAAGTTTAAAAAACGCCGCTTATCCTTTAAGGCTTGCGTATGACAGCCATCTTTTCCAAGCACAGCAGCGTGAAGGGGGAAGACCGGCTGAATATGAACAAATTGGAATTGAACTGATTGGGGACGGCACACGAAGCGCAGATGCTGAAGTGATCGCGCTTATGATTGCGGCTCTTAAAGAAGCCGGACTGGAAAATTTTAAAGTGGCCGTCGGACATGTTGGATTTATGAATAAACTGTTCCTTGATGTTGTGGGTACTCAGGAACGCGCTGAAGCGCTTCGGAAATTTTTAAACGAAAAAAATTACGTCGGATACCGTGAACACGTGAAACAGTTAAAACTGTCATCGATCGATGAACGCCGTCTGTTAGCTCTATTAGGCTTACGCGGGAGAAAGGAGACGGTCGATGAAGCAATGAACGTGATCGACAACTACGAAAGCGAAGCGGCTCTTAAAGAGCTTCAGTCGCTATGGTCCATTCTCGAAGCGTATGATGTTGCTTCTGATGTTACATTGGATTTAACGCTTGTCCGTCATATTAGCTATTACACAGGAATCGTGTTTGAAGCGTACGCAGAAGGGTTAGGCTCACCACTGGCGGGCGGAGGCAGATATGATGAATTGTTAGAAAAATTCAACCGTCCCGCACAGGCCACAGGGTTTGGAATTCGCCTTGATCATTTAATTGAAGCGCTTGACGGGGAAGAAGTTGAAGCGCCGATTTCGTGTTTGATTTTTACGAAAGAACACCAGGCTGAAGCAATTGCGAAAGCAAAAGAAATGCGGGAACGAGGAAAGCGCGTCGTGCTTCAAGACTTGTCAGGTGTAGCGGACATTGATGCATTAACAGCTAGATATGATGATATTAGCTTCTGCATCGGCAAGAAAGGGAAGGAGAACGGATCATGA
- the cax gene encoding calcium/proton exchanger: protein MMNRLFFLMVLVGVPISVAGSLLNWSQILMFIIYCVTIIALSAFMGRATESLAIHAGPRIGGLLNATFGNAVELIISIFALKAGMLGVVLASLTGSIIGNLLLVAGLSFLVGGIRFKRPEFNVYDARHNSGLLIFSVVVAFIFPEVFSIQLSERETLTLSIWIAIIMIVLYIAALIFKLVTHRGVYQHRSDKAAHDEEAEWSKLKAILVLFAATLAVAYVSERLVSTFETVGHTFGWTELFIGVIIVAIVGNAAEHASAVIMAFKNKMNVAVEIAIGSSIQVAMFVAPVLVLISLLFSKPMPLIFTLPELVAMVLSVILTIAVSIDGETNWFEGLTMLAAYLIMGVGFYFL, encoded by the coding sequence ATAATGAATCGATTGTTTTTTCTAATGGTACTTGTCGGTGTTCCTATCTCAGTTGCAGGAAGCTTGTTGAATTGGTCACAAATCTTAATGTTTATTATTTACTGTGTAACGATTATTGCCCTTTCGGCTTTTATGGGAAGGGCGACTGAAAGTCTTGCTATCCATGCCGGGCCAAGGATTGGCGGGCTTTTGAACGCCACATTCGGAAATGCCGTTGAACTTATTATCTCTATTTTTGCTTTAAAGGCCGGAATGCTCGGTGTTGTGCTTGCATCGCTTACAGGCTCGATCATCGGCAATTTGCTTCTCGTCGCTGGTTTGTCATTTCTCGTTGGAGGAATAAGATTTAAACGCCCAGAATTTAACGTTTACGATGCGAGGCACAATTCAGGACTATTGATTTTTTCTGTTGTTGTTGCTTTTATTTTTCCTGAAGTGTTCTCGATACAGCTCTCAGAACGTGAAACTTTAACATTAAGTATATGGATCGCTATTATTATGATCGTTCTTTATATTGCCGCCCTTATCTTTAAACTTGTGACACACCGAGGGGTTTACCAACACCGTTCAGACAAAGCGGCGCATGATGAAGAAGCGGAATGGTCTAAGTTGAAAGCAATCCTTGTGTTGTTTGCTGCGACACTAGCTGTGGCGTATGTATCGGAGAGGCTTGTTTCTACTTTTGAAACGGTGGGCCATACGTTTGGATGGACTGAACTGTTTATCGGCGTCATCATTGTAGCCATCGTTGGAAATGCCGCCGAACATGCTTCTGCGGTCATTATGGCTTTTAAAAACAAAATGAATGTTGCCGTTGAAATTGCAATTGGGTCTTCCATTCAAGTCGCGATGTTCGTTGCACCTGTTCTCGTGCTTATTTCTCTTCTATTCTCTAAGCCAATGCCGCTTATTTTTACATTGCCGGAGCTTGTTGCCATGGTGTTATCTGTTATTTTAACGATCGCCGTTTCGATTGACGGTGAGACAAACTGGTTTGAAGGCCTTACCATGCTTGCTGCCTATCTCATTATGGGGGTTGGTTTTTATTTCTTGTAG
- a CDS encoding cupin domain-containing protein has protein sequence MGAPNLFLKNRAVFFQKNSKNVIFEVTSAQLPVLNRIGLDDLFLTKGHIQAPHWHPNAAELNYVAAGEAMISVLDPLRHRLLSYHVKRGQVVYIPINWWHWVSAISDKVHIVQTFSNADRQIIEGPDVLKKTPPEVFQLAYGVDAKAFAKLLAPITERVVIGPENPHLTEELNMMGNIMPSSSPILFFDLRQNLSVRRDDSLLFKVTCRQIPLMHDLSLGDLFLTKGHIREPHWHPNADEFDYIISGQVTISILNPFTLQLISGNVQAGQVVFIPKGWWHWIIPVTEKTHLLVFFNDGKIESVEGSDVLRLTPPRVYEQAYGINAEKLDKELTSIRKTLTIGPPSTTDEQIWF, from the coding sequence TTGGGTGCACCCAATCTCTTCTTAAAGAACCGCGCTGTGTTTTTTCAGAAGAATTCCAAGAATGTTATTTTCGAAGTGACATCAGCTCAATTACCTGTGCTAAACCGAATAGGATTGGATGATTTGTTTCTCACAAAAGGGCATATACAGGCTCCCCACTGGCATCCAAATGCTGCGGAATTAAATTACGTCGCAGCTGGCGAAGCAATGATTTCTGTTCTCGATCCGCTAAGGCACCGGCTATTATCCTATCATGTAAAAAGAGGCCAGGTCGTTTACATTCCGATCAACTGGTGGCACTGGGTTTCTGCCATTTCGGATAAAGTGCATATTGTCCAAACGTTCAGCAACGCAGACCGCCAAATAATCGAAGGCCCTGATGTATTAAAGAAAACGCCGCCTGAAGTTTTCCAATTAGCTTACGGAGTCGACGCCAAAGCGTTTGCGAAATTGCTTGCGCCAATTACCGAACGTGTCGTGATTGGGCCAGAGAACCCCCATTTAACGGAAGAGTTGAATATGATGGGAAACATCATGCCTAGCAGTTCACCGATTCTTTTCTTCGATCTTAGGCAAAATCTTAGCGTCCGCAGGGACGACAGCTTGCTTTTTAAAGTGACCTGTAGGCAAATCCCTTTAATGCATGATTTATCACTTGGAGACCTCTTTCTTACGAAAGGCCATATCCGAGAACCCCACTGGCACCCGAATGCAGATGAGTTTGATTACATCATTTCCGGCCAGGTTACCATCTCTATTCTTAACCCGTTTACACTCCAATTAATAAGCGGTAATGTACAAGCCGGACAGGTGGTTTTTATTCCAAAAGGATGGTGGCATTGGATCATTCCCGTCACGGAAAAAACGCATCTTCTCGTGTTCTTCAACGATGGAAAAATTGAATCAGTCGAAGGATCCGATGTGCTGCGGCTGACACCGCCTCGTGTATATGAGCAAGCCTACGGCATCAATGCTGAGAAATTAGACAAGGAACTAACGTCAATAAGAAAAACGTTGACGATTGGACCACCAAGTACAACAGATGAACAAATTTGGTTTTAA
- a CDS encoding acyltransferase, translated as MRRTERYHVNGENSLWQLYKTVSFWKVAKNVIIIELSRITPFFRLKNWLFRTFLRMEIGEHTAVAYKVVMDILFPERIKIGSNTVIGFNSTVLAHEYLIDEYRIGDVIIGDGVMIGANSTILPGVMIGDGAVVSASTLVHRDVPAGAFVGGNPMQIIYTKEQMEQRKKGR; from the coding sequence ATGAGAAGGACAGAGCGCTACCATGTCAATGGAGAAAACTCGCTTTGGCAATTGTATAAAACGGTATCCTTCTGGAAAGTTGCAAAAAATGTAATCATCATCGAACTGTCAAGAATCACACCATTTTTCCGATTGAAAAACTGGCTTTTCAGGACATTTCTTCGTATGGAGATAGGTGAACATACGGCCGTGGCTTACAAAGTTGTCATGGATATTTTGTTTCCTGAACGAATTAAAATCGGCAGCAATACAGTCATTGGCTTTAATTCTACTGTTCTTGCCCACGAGTATTTAATTGATGAATACCGTATCGGAGATGTTATTATCGGAGACGGTGTAATGATTGGGGCAAACAGTACCATTTTGCCCGGGGTTATGATAGGGGATGGAGCCGTCGTTTCAGCGAGTACACTCGTCCACCGCGATGTGCCCGCTGGTGCATTCGTTGGCGGCAATCCCATGCAAATCATCTATACGAAAGAACAAATGGAACAACGGAAAAAAGGACGGTAA
- the ppaX gene encoding pyrophosphatase PpaX, with amino-acid sequence MKIDTVLFDLDGTLIDTNHLILESFKHTLQHFFPDEYEDIDLMPFVGEPLIESFKRFNSKRAKEMVEIYRKHNLEYHDLLIQEFDGVFETVQELDRLGIKLAVVTNKLRPSALKGLELTKLNQFFDVVITLDDVARAKPHAEPLEKAMALLQSEPETTLMVGDSQFDIEGGKRAGTYTAGVAWSLKGKEFIIAQKPDFIIGKMPELLDIVGEKAK; translated from the coding sequence ATGAAAATAGACACGGTGCTCTTTGATTTAGATGGCACGCTTATTGATACGAATCATTTAATTCTTGAATCGTTCAAACATACGCTTCAACATTTTTTTCCAGATGAATATGAAGACATTGATTTAATGCCTTTCGTCGGTGAGCCGCTTATCGAGAGCTTTAAACGATTTAACTCAAAACGGGCCAAAGAAATGGTTGAAATCTACCGAAAGCATAACTTGGAATATCATGATTTGCTTATTCAAGAATTTGATGGAGTGTTTGAAACCGTACAAGAGCTTGACAGGCTCGGGATAAAGCTTGCGGTCGTTACAAATAAGCTGCGCCCTTCCGCATTAAAAGGGCTTGAACTGACAAAGCTCAACCAGTTTTTCGATGTTGTCATTACCCTTGACGATGTGGCAAGGGCGAAGCCGCATGCCGAACCGTTGGAAAAGGCAATGGCGCTTCTTCAATCTGAACCAGAAACAACGCTGATGGTTGGGGATAGCCAGTTTGATATTGAAGGAGGCAAGCGGGCAGGAACTTATACTGCCGGTGTCGCTTGGTCGCTGAAAGGGAAAGAATTTATTATCGCACAAAAACCAGACTTCATTATTGGCAAAATGCCTGAGCTGCTTGATATTGTTGGTGAAAAGGCAAAATGA
- a CDS encoding nucleoside recognition domain-containing protein has product MGTLKRGLKTGLHTTWSLGKIIFPVTIAVSILHYTIVLEWIIKAVKPLMSLFGLPGEAAIPLVLGNILNLYAAIGAMLTLDLTVKQVFTIALMLSFSHALLVESSIAAKVGVNLWLVAAIRIVLASLFGWIVNLAWQGGAEQASFGFIQHSSEEISGWFPIVTNAVQQASIGIFQLAMIVIPLMIAIQWLKEMKWVDKFSNGMSPFTRMLGMKKNTSTTLAAGILFGISFGAGVMLQAAKEDGVAKKDLYLAFIFLVTCHAVVEDTLIFLPLGIPVWPLLLIRLTVAIILTIVTASIWNRIEKPQRKEYDYENRHGAL; this is encoded by the coding sequence ATCGGAACATTAAAGCGCGGTTTGAAAACAGGCTTACATACAACGTGGAGCTTAGGGAAAATTATTTTTCCGGTGACGATTGCTGTTTCAATTCTTCACTATACGATTGTCCTTGAGTGGATCATTAAAGCGGTTAAGCCCCTCATGTCACTTTTTGGGTTGCCTGGCGAAGCGGCCATTCCTCTCGTTCTTGGAAACATCTTAAATCTTTATGCGGCAATTGGTGCGATGCTAACGCTGGATTTAACGGTAAAGCAAGTGTTTACTATTGCTTTAATGCTATCTTTTTCACATGCTCTCCTCGTGGAATCAAGCATAGCAGCGAAAGTTGGGGTAAATCTATGGCTTGTTGCCGCCATTCGAATTGTGCTTGCTTCTTTGTTTGGCTGGATCGTGAATTTGGCATGGCAAGGCGGGGCTGAACAGGCTAGTTTTGGCTTCATCCAGCATTCGAGTGAGGAAATAAGCGGATGGTTCCCCATTGTAACGAATGCTGTCCAACAAGCGTCAATTGGGATTTTTCAGCTTGCAATGATTGTTATCCCGCTCATGATAGCCATTCAGTGGCTGAAAGAAATGAAATGGGTCGACAAATTTTCGAATGGGATGTCGCCTTTTACAAGAATGCTTGGTATGAAGAAAAACACATCAACGACACTGGCAGCAGGCATTTTGTTTGGCATTTCTTTTGGAGCGGGGGTTATGCTTCAAGCCGCCAAGGAAGACGGCGTCGCGAAAAAAGATCTGTATTTGGCGTTTATTTTTCTAGTGACTTGCCATGCTGTTGTTGAAGATACGCTTATCTTTTTACCACTTGGCATTCCTGTCTGGCCGTTGTTGCTTATCCGTCTAACCGTTGCGATTATCTTAACAATTGTAACGGCTTCAATCTGGAATCGAATCGAAAAGCCGCAAAGAAAGGAATATGATTATGAAAATAGACACGGTGCTCTTTGA
- the lgt gene encoding prolipoprotein diacylglyceryl transferase, translated as METQIEPLSRIAIQLGPLKIYWYGVIIATGVILALWLAVRETERLGMPKDLFIDLLMWAVPIAIISARIYYVAFEWSYYSEHPEKIIAIWEGGIAIHGALIGSVITAIVFAKKRGLSFWKIADIAAPSILIGQAIGRWGNFMNQEAHGGPVTREFLENLMLPDFIINQMYIKGTYYHPTFLYESLWNFLGVLILLLLRRANLRRGELFLTYIIWYSIGRFFVEWLRTDSLMLTETLRAAQVMSIVLIVLSIALIFYRRYKGYASKRYTD; from the coding sequence ATGGAAACCCAAATCGAACCACTTAGCAGGATTGCTATTCAATTAGGCCCGCTAAAAATCTATTGGTATGGCGTTATTATCGCGACAGGTGTCATCCTTGCCCTTTGGCTGGCAGTAAGGGAAACTGAACGGCTCGGTATGCCGAAAGATCTGTTTATTGACTTGCTGATGTGGGCAGTGCCCATTGCCATTATCTCCGCGCGAATTTACTATGTCGCATTTGAATGGAGTTATTATTCCGAGCATCCCGAGAAAATTATTGCCATTTGGGAAGGGGGCATTGCCATCCATGGTGCGCTCATCGGTTCGGTGATCACCGCGATTGTTTTTGCGAAAAAGCGGGGCTTGTCATTTTGGAAGATTGCGGATATTGCCGCACCAAGTATTTTAATTGGGCAGGCGATTGGGCGCTGGGGAAACTTTATGAACCAGGAAGCTCACGGGGGTCCTGTCACACGCGAATTTCTTGAAAATCTTATGCTTCCAGATTTTATTATTAATCAGATGTATATTAAAGGGACGTATTACCACCCGACATTTTTATATGAATCGCTTTGGAATTTCCTTGGTGTCCTTATTTTATTGCTGCTGCGGAGGGCAAATTTGCGGCGCGGGGAATTATTTTTAACGTATATCATTTGGTATTCAATTGGCCGCTTTTTTGTTGAATGGCTCAGGACAGATAGCTTAATGTTGACGGAAACGCTAAGGGCTGCGCAAGTGATGTCAATCGTGCTCATCGTTTTAAGCATCGCACTTATTTTTTACAGGCGATATAAGGGCTATGCCTCAAAACGGTATACGGATTAA
- the hprK gene encoding HPr(Ser) kinase/phosphatase, translating into MAKVRTEDLIERFQLELISGEDGLHRPIITSDISRPGIEIAGFHIYYPAERLQLLGRSELYFFDTLEDHVKRERARKICNDETPGIIISRGLDVPKELIDASEEKAVPVMRSQMTTTRLVSKLTNFLESRLAPTTAVHGVLVDIYGIGVLITGTSGVGKSETALELVKRGHQLVADDSVEIRQEQENTLVGTAPELIKHLLEIRGLGIINIMTLFGAGAIRNHKKISLVVHLELWNPNKTYDRLGLDEDRMKIIDTELTKLTIPVRPGRNLSVIVEVAAMNFRLKGMGMNAAQEFSDRLSDVIEEGEFEEY; encoded by the coding sequence TTGGCAAAAGTACGTACAGAAGATTTAATCGAAAGGTTTCAGCTAGAGCTGATCAGCGGGGAGGATGGGCTTCATCGTCCTATCATTACGAGTGATATTTCGCGGCCTGGTATTGAAATCGCAGGCTTCCATATTTATTATCCCGCGGAGCGGCTTCAATTGTTAGGAAGATCGGAGCTTTATTTCTTTGATACGCTTGAAGATCATGTAAAAAGGGAACGCGCACGGAAAATTTGCAATGATGAAACGCCTGGAATTATCATTTCACGCGGTTTAGATGTTCCAAAAGAGCTTATTGATGCGTCTGAAGAAAAAGCAGTCCCAGTCATGCGTTCCCAAATGACAACAACACGTTTAGTCAGTAAATTGACAAACTTTTTGGAAAGTAGGCTTGCCCCTACGACAGCCGTTCATGGTGTCCTTGTCGATATTTATGGGATTGGCGTTTTAATTACTGGAACGAGTGGCGTTGGTAAAAGTGAAACAGCGCTGGAGCTTGTCAAGCGAGGCCATCAGCTTGTCGCCGATGATTCAGTTGAAATTCGCCAAGAACAGGAGAATACCCTTGTAGGAACAGCGCCGGAGCTTATTAAACATTTGCTTGAGATTAGAGGACTCGGTATTATCAATATTATGACATTATTTGGGGCGGGCGCGATTCGAAACCATAAAAAAATCTCCCTTGTCGTCCATCTTGAACTTTGGAATCCGAATAAAACATACGATCGTCTCGGGCTTGATGAAGATCGGATGAAAATTATAGATACGGAATTAACGAAACTGACGATTCCTGTTCGTCCCGGTAGAAACCTGTCCGTTATTGTAGAGGTCGCTGCTATGAATTTTCGCTTGAAGGGAATGGGGATGAACGCGGCGCAGGAATTCTCTGACAGGCTGTCAGATGTCATTGAAGAAGGGGAATTTGAAGAATACTAA